In Amycolatopsis sp. EV170708-02-1, the following are encoded in one genomic region:
- a CDS encoding c-type cytochrome, which translates to MTSSKNNTERRFRKRSKARRRFAGALALGIALLSVGGLYAVFAPEPQTAQAQGESALLREGEKLYNNTCIECHGPKLEGVTDRGPSLIGIGDAAVYFQTSTGRMPAVRQEAQAQRKPPKLTEAEINALGAYIQANGGGAQRPAEKGDALRGEDVARGSELFRLNCASCHGFTGRGGALSSGKFAPNLDPATEEQIYTAMLTGPQNMPKFSDRQLSPEEKKDIIAFVKSVSDGNNAPGGSSLGGLGPASEGAIAWIVGIAALIGVTLWIGSKA; encoded by the coding sequence ATGACCTCCAGCAAGAACAACACGGAGCGCCGCTTCCGCAAGCGGTCGAAGGCACGCAGGCGTTTCGCCGGCGCGCTGGCGCTCGGGATCGCGCTGCTCAGCGTGGGCGGGTTGTACGCCGTTTTCGCCCCGGAGCCGCAGACCGCGCAGGCGCAGGGCGAATCCGCCCTCCTGCGCGAGGGCGAGAAGCTCTACAACAACACGTGTATCGAATGTCACGGGCCGAAGCTCGAAGGTGTCACCGACCGTGGCCCGAGCCTCATCGGCATCGGCGACGCGGCCGTGTACTTCCAGACCTCCACCGGCCGTATGCCGGCGGTCCGCCAGGAAGCCCAGGCGCAGCGGAAGCCGCCGAAGCTGACCGAGGCCGAGATCAACGCGCTGGGTGCCTACATCCAGGCCAACGGCGGCGGCGCGCAGCGTCCCGCCGAGAAGGGTGACGCGCTGCGCGGCGAGGACGTCGCGCGCGGCAGCGAGCTCTTCCGCCTCAACTGCGCCTCCTGCCACGGCTTCACCGGCCGCGGCGGCGCGCTCTCCTCGGGCAAGTTCGCCCCGAACCTGGACCCGGCCACGGAAGAGCAGATCTACACCGCGATGCTCACCGGGCCGCAGAACATGCCCAAGTTCTCCGACCGGCAGCTGTCGCCGGAGGAGAAGAAGGACATCATCGCGTTCGTGAAGTCCGTGAGCGACGGGAACAACGCACCCGGCGGTAGCTCGCTCGGCGGTCTTGGCCCGGCTTCGGAGGGCGCGATCGCGTGGATCGTCGGGATCGCCGCGCTGATCGGCGTGACGTTGTGGATTGGATCGAAGGCATGA
- a CDS encoding heme-copper oxidase subunit III, with amino-acid sequence MRRVTTAAPTISQRVHSLNRPNMVSVGTIVWLSSELMFFAGLFAMFFTVKAQNASGQWPPPLHGEPFHLNIALAIPFTVILVASSFTCQFGVFAAEKGDVFGLRRWYIITLIMGAIFVGGQGYEYLNLIHEGLTIPSGAYGTVFYLATGFHGLHVIGGLIAFVYLLIRTKLSKFTPAQATSAIVVSYYWHFVDIVWVGLFAVIYILP; translated from the coding sequence ATGCGACGCGTGACAACGGCAGCTCCCACCATCAGCCAGCGGGTCCACTCGCTGAACCGGCCGAACATGGTCAGTGTCGGCACCATCGTGTGGCTGTCCAGCGAACTGATGTTCTTCGCCGGACTGTTCGCCATGTTCTTCACCGTGAAGGCGCAGAACGCGTCCGGCCAGTGGCCGCCGCCGCTGCACGGTGAGCCCTTCCATCTGAACATCGCGCTGGCGATCCCGTTCACCGTGATCCTCGTGGCGTCGTCGTTCACCTGCCAGTTCGGCGTGTTCGCCGCCGAAAAGGGTGACGTGTTCGGCCTCCGTCGCTGGTACATCATCACGTTGATCATGGGCGCGATCTTCGTGGGCGGCCAGGGTTACGAGTACCTGAACCTGATCCACGAGGGGCTGACGATCCCGTCCGGCGCGTACGGCACGGTCTTCTACCTCGCGACCGGGTTCCACGGCCTGCACGTCATCGGCGGGCTCATCGCGTTCGTGTACCTGCTCATCCGCACCAAGCTGAGCAAGTTCACCCCGGCCCAGGCCACCTCGGCGATCGTCGTGTCGTACTACTGGCACTTCGTCGACATCGTGTGGGTGGGCCTGTTCGCGGTGATCTACATCCTTCCGTGA
- the trpD gene encoding anthranilate phosphoribosyltransferase, which yields MSAAAKTWPSLLNQLIARADLSEEDTAWAMDQIMSGAATPSQIAGFAVALRAKGETPAEISGMADAMLAHAKRVTIDRPSVDIVGTGGDRSNSVNISTMATVVTAAAGAPVAKHGNRSASSKSGAADVLEELGVTIDLPPETVQRSVNELGIGFCFAPKFHPALRHAGPTRGELGVPTTFNLLGPLTNPAQPRSSLIGCAYQDKTRVLAEVFARRGMTVLLVRGDDGLDEITTTTTSSVWVVSGGEITERSFDPASLGIARATADDLRGGDAAHNADVFRQVMAGKTGPVRDAVLLNSAAALAAFAGFSGSLEDDLAAGLTRAASAIDSGAAADLLNRWIAFA from the coding sequence ATGAGCGCGGCCGCGAAGACTTGGCCGTCCCTGCTCAATCAGCTCATCGCGCGCGCGGATCTGTCCGAGGAGGACACCGCGTGGGCGATGGACCAGATCATGAGCGGGGCGGCGACGCCCTCCCAGATCGCCGGATTCGCCGTCGCGCTGCGCGCGAAGGGTGAGACACCGGCGGAGATCTCCGGTATGGCCGACGCCATGCTGGCGCACGCCAAACGGGTGACCATCGACAGGCCGTCGGTGGACATCGTCGGCACCGGCGGCGACCGGTCGAACTCGGTCAACATCTCCACCATGGCCACGGTGGTGACGGCCGCGGCCGGTGCCCCGGTGGCCAAGCACGGCAACCGGAGCGCTTCGTCGAAGTCCGGCGCCGCGGACGTGCTGGAGGAGCTGGGCGTCACGATCGATCTGCCGCCGGAGACGGTGCAGCGCAGCGTGAACGAGCTGGGCATCGGCTTCTGCTTCGCGCCGAAGTTCCACCCGGCCCTGCGCCACGCCGGCCCGACCCGCGGCGAGCTCGGCGTGCCGACGACGTTCAACCTGCTGGGCCCCCTGACCAACCCGGCGCAGCCGCGCAGCTCGCTGATCGGCTGCGCCTACCAGGACAAGACCCGCGTGCTGGCCGAGGTGTTCGCGCGGCGCGGCATGACCGTGCTGCTCGTGCGCGGCGACGACGGGCTGGACGAGATCACGACCACGACCACGAGTTCGGTATGGGTGGTCTCCGGCGGCGAGATCACCGAGCGGAGCTTCGACCCCGCGTCCCTGGGCATCGCGCGGGCGACCGCGGACGACCTGCGCGGCGGCGACGCCGCGCACAACGCCGACGTGTTCCGCCAGGTGATGGCCGGGAAGACCGGGCCGGTGCGGGACGCGGTGCTGCTCAACTCGGCGGCCGCGCTGGCGGCCTTCGCCGGGTTCTCGGGGTCGCTGGAAGACGATCTGGCGGCCGGGCTCACGCGGGCGGCCTCGGCCATCGATTCGGGCGCCGCCGCGGATCTGCTGAACCGGTGGATCGCCTTCGCCTGA
- a CDS encoding helix-turn-helix domain-containing protein has product MSHDSSHKVAVLVDEGSNPFEMGVATELFGLRRPELGRPWYDFTVCAAEPSVRMHLGMFTLTDVAGLEAVETAGTVIVPNRPDPESPARESVLAAIRAASARGARLVSFCTGAFTLAQAGVLDGRRATTHWKWAGLFRELYPEVLLEPDVLFVDDGDVLTAAGSAAALDLGLHLISRDHGAEIANAVSRRLVFAGHRDGGQRQFVERPLPPVPDTSLAPVLAWARERLDRPLTVADLAARAAASQATLHRRFRAELGTTPLAWLTTERIALACRLIERGEQRLDRVARASGFGTAANLRTQLRRATGLTPTAYRARFSTAS; this is encoded by the coding sequence ATGTCGCATGATTCCTCGCACAAGGTCGCCGTCCTGGTCGACGAGGGCTCCAACCCCTTCGAAATGGGCGTCGCGACCGAGCTGTTCGGCCTGCGGCGGCCCGAGCTGGGCAGGCCTTGGTACGACTTCACGGTGTGCGCGGCCGAGCCGTCCGTGCGCATGCACCTGGGCATGTTCACCCTCACCGATGTCGCCGGGCTCGAAGCCGTGGAAACCGCCGGCACGGTGATCGTGCCCAACCGGCCCGATCCGGAGAGTCCGGCCAGGGAGTCGGTGCTGGCGGCCATTCGCGCCGCGTCCGCGCGGGGTGCCCGGCTGGTGAGCTTCTGCACCGGCGCCTTCACCCTCGCGCAGGCGGGGGTGCTGGACGGGCGGCGCGCGACGACGCACTGGAAGTGGGCGGGGCTCTTCCGCGAGCTGTATCCCGAAGTGCTCCTGGAACCGGACGTCCTCTTCGTCGACGACGGCGACGTCCTGACCGCGGCGGGCAGCGCGGCCGCCCTCGATCTGGGGCTGCACCTGATCAGCCGTGACCACGGCGCCGAGATCGCGAACGCGGTGAGCAGGCGGCTGGTGTTCGCCGGGCACCGTGACGGCGGCCAGCGGCAGTTCGTCGAACGTCCGCTGCCGCCGGTGCCGGACACGTCGCTGGCTCCGGTGCTCGCCTGGGCGCGTGAACGGCTGGACCGGCCGCTCACGGTCGCCGACCTCGCCGCGCGGGCGGCGGCCAGCCAGGCGACGCTGCACCGGCGTTTCCGCGCCGAACTGGGGACCACGCCGCTGGCGTGGCTCACGACGGAACGGATCGCGCTGGCTTGCCGGCTGATCGAGCGCGGGGAGCAGCGGCTGGACCGGGTTGCGCGGGCTTCCGGGTTCGGGACCGCGGCGAATCTGCGTACGCAGCTTCGGCGGGCTACGGGACTGACGCCTACGGCTTACCGGGCGCGGTTCAGCACCGCCTCGTGA
- a CDS encoding cupin domain-containing protein, whose translation MSKQPIDLGTALAGFDEIWSPRIVAHVNDYDVRLAKVAGEHVWHVHENTDEFFMVLEGTLDIALREEDGERVVTLPRGSVFVVPRGTFHKPSSVDGASLLLFEPTGTLSVGDEHDEVPDHVQVTVGQEISF comes from the coding sequence ATGAGCAAGCAGCCGATCGATCTGGGAACCGCGCTGGCCGGGTTCGACGAGATCTGGAGCCCGCGGATCGTCGCCCACGTCAACGACTACGACGTCCGTCTCGCCAAGGTCGCGGGCGAGCACGTCTGGCACGTCCACGAGAACACCGACGAGTTCTTCATGGTCCTCGAAGGCACCTTGGACATCGCGTTGCGCGAAGAGGACGGCGAACGTGTCGTCACACTGCCGCGTGGTTCCGTGTTCGTCGTCCCGCGCGGGACGTTCCACAAACCGTCCTCAGTGGACGGTGCGTCGCTGCTGCTGTTCGAGCCGACCGGCACACTCTCCGTCGGCGACGAACACGACGAGGTCCCCGACCACGTCCAGGTCACCGTCGGACAGGAAATCTCCTTCTAG
- a CDS encoding GlxA family transcriptional regulator — protein MDVKKVAVVLADQVSPFELGVACEVFGTDRSADGIEGWDFAVCSPGGANVLSWSGFGLDGLRGLDFAASADLLIVPTCAPRSASPPEPVLEVLRDAASRGAWVAGFCAGVFSLGYAGLLDGRNCTVHWVYEQEFRSRFPTAKVDPKALYVDDGGVLTSAGTVAAVDLCLHLVRELRGVAAATTLARRMVAAPHRVGGQAQFVQAPVPEIAAPDDTVLAEALEWIERRLDRPFTVADLARRSGLGERTFLRRFSAATGTTPHRWLTERRLDRAQSLLEEGRLSIEDIAVACGYASAAALRHQFGKLRGTSPSAYRRTFSAG, from the coding sequence ATGGATGTGAAGAAGGTCGCGGTGGTGCTCGCCGACCAGGTCTCGCCGTTCGAACTCGGGGTCGCCTGTGAGGTCTTCGGCACCGATCGCAGCGCCGACGGCATCGAGGGCTGGGACTTCGCGGTCTGCTCACCCGGCGGTGCGAACGTCCTGAGCTGGTCCGGTTTCGGGCTCGATGGGCTGCGGGGCCTCGACTTCGCGGCGTCCGCGGATCTGCTGATCGTCCCGACCTGTGCGCCGCGCAGCGCGAGCCCGCCGGAGCCGGTGCTCGAAGTCCTGCGCGACGCGGCGAGCCGAGGGGCCTGGGTCGCCGGCTTCTGCGCGGGCGTCTTCTCGCTCGGCTACGCCGGGCTGCTCGACGGGCGCAACTGCACCGTGCACTGGGTCTACGAACAGGAGTTCCGGTCGCGGTTCCCGACGGCGAAGGTCGATCCGAAGGCGTTGTACGTCGACGACGGCGGCGTCCTCACCAGCGCGGGAACCGTCGCCGCCGTCGACCTGTGCCTGCATCTGGTGCGAGAGCTGCGCGGTGTCGCCGCGGCCACCACGCTGGCCAGGCGGATGGTCGCGGCTCCACATCGGGTCGGCGGGCAGGCCCAGTTCGTTCAGGCGCCGGTGCCCGAGATCGCCGCACCGGACGACACCGTGCTCGCCGAAGCGCTCGAATGGATCGAGCGGCGGTTGGATCGGCCGTTCACCGTCGCCGACCTCGCCCGGCGCAGCGGTTTGGGGGAGCGCACGTTCCTGCGCCGGTTCTCGGCGGCCACCGGGACGACGCCGCACCGGTGGCTCACCGAGCGCCGACTCGACCGCGCGCAGTCACTGCTCGAAGAAGGCCGTCTGTCCATTGAGGACATCGCGGTCGCCTGCGGATACGCCTCCGCCGCCGCGCTGCGGCATCAGTTCGGCAAGCTGCGGGGTACCAGCCCGAGCGCGTATCGCAGGACTTTTTCCGCCGGCTAG
- a CDS encoding DMT family transporter: MNKNNPVLQWTAAMALSGTIGAVVLESGADAPAVAFARSLVGGLLLLVWSAARGWLRPWTLSRRDLLLAILGGLFLVGNWVLLFASYSLSSIGVSTVVYHTQPLMLVGLAAAFLGEKMAKSQLVRALIAFGGVTLISLSAHGADGKPVRLAGIALALGAAALYAGASFVAKQLKHVRPHVLAAVQLVTGTIVLAPALLVTPLPTDPSGLLWLVLLGTVHTALMYVLMYASIGKLPTTTVALLSYVYPVVAVVVDVLAYGHRPTWPEGLGMLAVLAAALAPKRVPAAQPARV, from the coding sequence ATGAACAAGAACAACCCCGTGTTGCAGTGGACGGCCGCGATGGCGCTGTCCGGCACGATCGGCGCCGTCGTCCTGGAAAGCGGCGCCGACGCCCCCGCCGTGGCGTTCGCCAGGAGCCTCGTCGGCGGTCTGCTGCTCCTGGTGTGGAGCGCCGCCCGGGGCTGGCTCCGCCCGTGGACGCTCAGCCGCCGCGACCTGCTGCTCGCCATCCTCGGCGGGCTGTTCCTGGTCGGGAACTGGGTCCTGCTGTTCGCCTCGTACTCGCTGTCGTCGATCGGGGTCAGCACCGTCGTTTACCACACGCAACCGCTGATGCTGGTCGGCCTAGCGGCGGCGTTCCTCGGCGAGAAGATGGCGAAGAGCCAGCTGGTCCGGGCGCTGATCGCGTTCGGCGGGGTGACGCTCATCTCGCTGTCCGCGCACGGCGCCGACGGGAAACCCGTGCGGCTGGCGGGGATCGCGCTCGCCCTCGGCGCGGCCGCGCTCTACGCCGGCGCTTCGTTCGTCGCGAAGCAGCTCAAGCACGTCCGTCCGCACGTTCTCGCGGCCGTACAGCTGGTGACCGGCACGATCGTGCTCGCACCCGCCCTGCTGGTCACGCCGCTGCCCACGGACCCCTCAGGCCTGCTGTGGCTGGTCCTGCTGGGAACCGTGCACACCGCGCTGATGTACGTGCTGATGTACGCGAGCATCGGGAAGCTGCCGACCACCACGGTGGCGCTGCTGTCCTACGTCTATCCGGTGGTCGCGGTGGTGGTGGACGTCCTCGCCTACGGGCACCGGCCGACGTGGCCGGAAGGCCTCGGCATGCTGGCCGTCCTGGCCGCCGCGCTGGCCCCGAAACGCGTCCCGGCGGCCCAGCCCGCCCGCGTTTAG